One genomic window of Halococcus sediminicola includes the following:
- a CDS encoding cation:proton antiporter: MLAQTVAATEINLLVVFMIAAGVGIFVAKVGRFPYTIALLLAGFGISGIQAIFGIQLFDVQLSHDLILLVLLPPLLFEGAATTDLESFRENFVPIITLAVPGVLLSVLVLGYLGQFAFGFPLLISLLFAAMILPTDPVSVLALFDELGAPERLSTLVEGESLLNDGVGVVVFTALLALAEEARRTGLSASELLTLREIGTTTLDILVTSVGGMVVGLLAGYAIYRVMVNLDEHMTEIVLTLILTYGSFLLAEHYLHVSGVIATVVAGLFIGNRGVEYAMSPQTKLSIFNTLETAAFIVNTFIFVAIGATTPIRQLGDFAVPIAIAIVLVLLARAVVVYPLTALTNRVATSKVPLDYQHVMVWGGLHGSIPVALVLGLPPGFEPGGKLRAMVFGVVAFSLVVQGLTMPRLLNGLGIATRSSDQQLYELLNGRARATDAALDAAESLRQRGDIPGDVYEDFTAEYEREQEDLRHAISQLMQEHPDLRREELLIGERRLLQREKNAIREAVRNGVIGGDIGDRLLEEVDLKLDRINDGQSTVDEREEGYEEFWRTQAAEFGLDIEPKGEGADD, from the coding sequence ATGCTGGCACAGACGGTCGCGGCGACCGAAATCAACCTGCTCGTCGTCTTCATGATCGCCGCGGGCGTCGGCATCTTCGTCGCCAAGGTCGGTCGCTTTCCCTACACCATCGCGCTCCTGCTCGCCGGGTTCGGCATCTCCGGCATCCAAGCGATATTCGGGATCCAACTGTTCGACGTCCAGCTCTCACACGACCTCATCCTCCTCGTGCTCCTGCCGCCGCTGTTGTTCGAGGGTGCGGCGACGACCGACCTCGAATCCTTCCGTGAAAACTTCGTGCCGATCATCACGCTCGCGGTGCCCGGCGTGTTGCTCTCGGTGCTCGTGCTCGGCTATCTCGGCCAGTTCGCCTTTGGCTTTCCCCTCCTGATTTCGCTGTTGTTCGCCGCGATGATCCTGCCCACCGACCCGGTGAGCGTGCTCGCGCTGTTCGACGAACTCGGCGCGCCGGAGCGGCTCTCGACGCTCGTCGAGGGTGAGAGCCTCCTCAACGACGGCGTCGGCGTCGTCGTCTTCACGGCACTGTTGGCGCTCGCCGAGGAGGCCAGACGGACCGGCCTGTCGGCGTCCGAACTGCTCACGCTGCGCGAGATCGGGACGACCACCCTCGACATCCTCGTGACGAGTGTCGGCGGAATGGTCGTCGGGCTCCTCGCGGGCTACGCCATCTACCGCGTGATGGTCAACCTCGACGAACACATGACCGAGATCGTCCTCACGCTGATCCTCACCTACGGGAGCTTCCTGCTCGCCGAACACTACCTCCACGTCTCGGGGGTTATCGCCACCGTCGTCGCGGGACTGTTCATCGGCAACCGCGGCGTCGAGTACGCGATGAGTCCACAGACGAAACTGTCGATCTTCAACACCCTGGAGACTGCGGCGTTCATCGTCAACACGTTCATCTTCGTCGCCATCGGCGCGACGACGCCCATCCGTCAACTGGGTGATTTCGCCGTTCCCATCGCGATCGCCATCGTCCTCGTGTTGCTCGCGCGCGCCGTAGTGGTCTATCCGCTCACCGCGCTCACGAACCGCGTTGCGACCAGCAAGGTGCCCCTCGACTACCAGCACGTGATGGTCTGGGGCGGGCTACACGGCTCGATTCCGGTCGCGCTCGTGCTCGGACTCCCGCCCGGGTTCGAGCCGGGCGGCAAGCTCCGGGCGATGGTCTTCGGCGTCGTCGCGTTCAGTCTCGTGGTGCAGGGATTGACGATGCCGCGCCTGCTCAACGGGCTGGGCATCGCCACCCGCTCGTCCGACCAGCAGCTCTACGAACTGCTCAACGGGCGGGCACGGGCGACCGACGCCGCACTCGACGCCGCCGAGAGCCTCCGCCAGCGTGGTGACATTCCGGGCGACGTCTACGAGGACTTCACCGCCGAGTACGAGCGCGAGCAGGAAGACCTCCGACACGCGATTTCACAACTGATGCAAGAACACCCGGACCTCCGGCGCGAGGAGCTGCTCATCGGCGAGCGCAGGCTGCTCCAGCGCGAGAAAAACGCCATCCGCGAGGCGGTGCGCAACGGCGTCATCGGCGGCGACATCGGCGATCGCCTGCTCGAAGAGGTGGACCTGAAACTCGACCGCATCAACGACGGCCAGAGCACCGTCGACGAACGCGAGGAGGGCTACGAGGAGTTCTGGCGCACGCAGGCCGCCGAGTTCGGTCTCGACATCGAACCGAAAGGCGAGGGCGCGGACGACTGA
- a CDS encoding NifU family protein: MSTETQSNDDDLREEISNFLRRNFPQIQMHGGSAAIQDLDRESGEVTVALGGACSGCGISPMTIQAIKSRMVKEIPEINQVHANTGMGGGGAGDAGFGGGGMSPSFPGETTDDDEGPQAPF; the protein is encoded by the coding sequence ATGAGCACGGAGACCCAAAGCAACGACGACGACCTGCGCGAGGAGATCTCGAACTTCCTGCGCCGGAACTTCCCGCAGATCCAGATGCACGGCGGCAGCGCCGCGATTCAGGACCTCGACCGCGAGTCCGGTGAAGTGACCGTCGCGCTCGGCGGGGCCTGTTCGGGCTGTGGCATCTCGCCGATGACCATCCAGGCGATCAAGAGCCGGATGGTCAAGGAGATCCCCGAGATCAACCAGGTCCACGCAAACACCGGGATGGGTGGCGGCGGTGCGGGCGACGCCGGCTTCGGTGGCGGCGGGATGAGTCCCTCCTTCCCCGGCGAGACGACCGACGACGACGAAGGCCCGCAGGCCCCGTTCTGA
- a CDS encoding DUF5783 family protein → MTEFSPEQFEDKYANYFPELQTAYRNAFESMGERYDSELVHAIDQQVLNESEPFYDEEDGFRIELPENPYERLSGTVVGQEKFEGVLADYVATLEAELANVFDLNVGSPKV, encoded by the coding sequence ATGACCGAGTTCAGTCCCGAACAATTCGAGGACAAGTACGCGAACTACTTCCCCGAACTCCAGACCGCCTACCGCAACGCTTTCGAATCGATGGGCGAGCGCTACGACTCCGAACTCGTCCACGCCATCGACCAGCAGGTGTTGAACGAGAGCGAGCCGTTCTACGACGAGGAGGACGGTTTTCGGATCGAACTCCCCGAGAACCCCTACGAGCGCCTTTCGGGGACGGTGGTCGGCCAGGAGAAATTCGAGGGCGTGCTCGCCGACTACGTTGCGACGCTCGAAGCCGAACTGGCGAACGTGTTCGACCTCAATGTAGGGAGTCCAAAGGTCTAA
- a CDS encoding aminopeptidase — protein MDPRVREHAAVIVEHCCDVSAEDNVVIGAPSTAENLVVALYERLGERGARPALHWSSARAGRAYARAMNPDDYRTAEHRLAEMEETDVVIMIGGSHNTAEQSDVSAEMGPARSRAHEPILQERLEKQWVLTQHPTTGNAQKAGMSTEAYEDFVYRAVNKDWDEQREFQAQLVEVLDPANEVHIVSGDSTDLTISVEGMHAVNDNGKLNLPGGEVFTAPVPDSVEGEVHFDKPLVRYGREIQDVRLTFEKGKVITHEAAKNEDLLTSVLDTDDGARRLGELGIGMNRDIDRFSYNMLFDEKMGDTIHLALGDAIDECVPEEMEANESAQHVDMIVDMSENSKIEVDGEVVQRDGTFRFEDGFEG, from the coding sequence ATGGACCCTCGCGTCCGCGAGCACGCGGCAGTCATCGTCGAGCACTGCTGTGACGTCTCCGCGGAGGACAACGTCGTCATCGGGGCACCGTCGACCGCGGAAAACCTCGTCGTTGCACTCTACGAGAGGCTAGGTGAGCGCGGTGCCCGACCGGCGCTTCACTGGTCGAGCGCGCGGGCCGGTCGCGCCTACGCCCGTGCGATGAATCCCGACGACTACCGCACTGCCGAACATCGACTCGCGGAAATGGAAGAGACGGACGTCGTCATCATGATCGGCGGGTCGCACAACACCGCCGAACAGAGCGACGTGAGCGCCGAAATGGGACCGGCGAGGAGTCGTGCCCACGAACCAATCCTCCAAGAGCGCCTCGAAAAGCAGTGGGTCCTCACCCAGCATCCCACGACCGGCAACGCCCAGAAAGCCGGGATGAGCACCGAAGCCTACGAGGACTTCGTCTACCGGGCCGTGAACAAGGACTGGGACGAACAGCGCGAGTTCCAAGCGCAACTGGTCGAGGTTCTCGACCCCGCGAACGAGGTACACATCGTCTCGGGCGATTCGACCGACCTCACGATATCGGTCGAGGGGATGCACGCCGTGAACGACAACGGTAAACTCAACTTGCCGGGCGGGGAGGTGTTCACCGCGCCGGTGCCCGATTCGGTGGAAGGTGAGGTTCACTTCGACAAGCCACTCGTCCGTTACGGACGGGAGATCCAGGACGTGCGACTCACTTTCGAGAAGGGCAAGGTGATCACCCACGAGGCCGCGAAGAACGAGGACCTGTTGACGTCGGTACTCGATACCGACGACGGCGCACGCCGACTCGGCGAGTTGGGCATCGGGATGAACCGCGACATCGACCGCTTCAGCTACAACATGCTGTTCGACGAGAAGATGGGCGATACGATTCATCTGGCGCTCGGCGACGCCATCGACGAGTGTGTCCCGGAGGAAATGGAGGCGAACGAGAGCGCCCAGCACGTCGACATGATCGTCGATATGAGCGAGAATTCGAAAATCGAAGTCGACGGCGAGGTCGTCCAGCGCGACGGAACGTTCAGGTTCGAAGACGGTTTCGAGGGGTAG
- a CDS encoding aminopeptidase, with protein MDPRVREHAQLIADAVDLGAGDDFLIKSEPPADDLVTALYEVAGERGAHPLAIRTNRSGRAIRAYLNAADESEVEFETPAHQRALVEAADCHAIIRAHENVTELGDVDPDVNSAYEKAHGPILEERLGDRWTLTQYPTPANAQLAEMSTEAYENFVYDAILKDWDEQAEFQAQLVEILDPAEEVRIVSGESTDITMSIAGNHTINDTDSHNLPGGEVFTAPVPESVEGEVHFDKPVYRRGREITDVRLTFEDGEVVSHEAEKNEDLLTTILDTDAGARRLGELGIGMNRDIDHFSYNMLFDEKMGDTVHMAVGRAYDDNIGDGNEQNQSAQHVDMIVDMGDDSRIEVDGEVVQRDGTFRFEDGFEA; from the coding sequence ATGGACCCACGAGTGCGCGAGCACGCACAGTTGATCGCCGACGCCGTCGACCTCGGGGCTGGCGACGACTTTCTCATCAAATCCGAGCCACCGGCCGACGACCTCGTGACCGCTCTCTACGAGGTCGCCGGCGAGCGCGGTGCGCATCCGCTCGCCATCCGAACGAACCGAAGCGGGCGGGCGATTCGAGCCTATCTCAACGCCGCCGACGAGAGCGAAGTGGAGTTCGAGACGCCCGCCCACCAGCGCGCGCTCGTCGAGGCCGCCGACTGCCACGCCATCATCCGCGCCCACGAGAACGTCACCGAACTCGGCGACGTCGACCCGGACGTGAACTCGGCCTACGAGAAGGCTCACGGACCCATCCTCGAAGAGCGCCTCGGCGACCGCTGGACGCTGACCCAATATCCCACCCCTGCAAACGCCCAGCTCGCCGAGATGAGCACCGAAGCCTACGAGAACTTCGTCTACGACGCCATCCTGAAGGACTGGGACGAACAGGCCGAGTTCCAAGCCCAGTTAGTCGAGATCCTCGACCCGGCCGAGGAGGTCCGCATCGTCTCGGGCGAGAGTACCGATATTACGATGTCCATCGCGGGCAACCACACCATCAACGACACCGATAGCCACAACCTGCCCGGCGGCGAGGTGTTCACGGCACCTGTCCCCGAAAGCGTGGAGGGCGAGGTCCACTTCGACAAACCCGTCTATCGCCGCGGGCGCGAGATCACCGACGTGCGACTCACCTTCGAGGACGGCGAGGTCGTGTCCCACGAAGCCGAGAAGAACGAGGACCTCCTGACGACGATCCTCGACACCGATGCTGGTGCGCGCCGTCTCGGCGAGTTGGGCATCGGGATGAACCGCGACATCGACCACTTCAGCTACAACATGCTGTTCGACGAGAAGATGGGCGACACAGTGCACATGGCCGTCGGCAGAGCCTACGACGACAATATCGGTGATGGCAACGAGCAGAACCAGAGCGCCCAGCACGTCGATATGATCGTCGATATGGGCGACGACTCGCGTATCGAGGTCGATGGCGAAGTCGTCCAACGCGACGGCACCTTCCGATTCGAGGACGGTTTCGAGGCGTAG
- a CDS encoding SDR family NAD(P)-dependent oxidoreductase has protein sequence MTRTAVIAGVGPGLGASIARKFVAEGCAVGLFARSAEFIEDLADELNEDGDALAVQTDITDAEAVKAGFDEVREAFGPVDVLVNHASGGAWKRLMDLSGEEFEHALAVGTQGGFHCSQEAVADMLEEGSGTVIFTGATSSVRGNKGALAFSTAKFAVRGMAESMARDLGPRGIHVAHVVIDGGIRPPDSEVHNPEEYLDPDAIAASYWHLVGQDPSAWTLELDLRPHTEEF, from the coding sequence ATGACACGAACGGCCGTCATCGCGGGCGTCGGTCCCGGTCTGGGCGCGTCGATAGCGCGAAAGTTCGTCGCCGAGGGTTGTGCGGTCGGCCTGTTCGCGCGCTCGGCGGAGTTCATCGAAGACCTCGCCGACGAACTGAACGAGGACGGTGACGCGCTTGCGGTCCAGACCGATATCACCGACGCCGAAGCGGTCAAAGCGGGCTTCGATGAAGTCCGCGAAGCGTTCGGTCCCGTCGACGTGCTCGTCAATCACGCGAGCGGCGGCGCGTGGAAGCGACTGATGGATCTCTCTGGTGAGGAGTTCGAGCACGCGCTCGCGGTCGGCACTCAGGGCGGGTTTCACTGCTCACAGGAGGCCGTCGCGGACATGCTCGAAGAGGGCAGCGGCACGGTGATCTTCACGGGGGCGACCTCCTCAGTACGAGGAAACAAGGGCGCGCTCGCCTTTTCGACGGCGAAGTTCGCCGTCCGTGGCATGGCCGAGTCGATGGCCCGCGACCTCGGTCCTCGAGGTATTCACGTCGCCCACGTCGTCATCGACGGCGGCATCCGCCCGCCCGACAGCGAGGTCCACAATCCAGAGGAGTATCTCGACCCCGACGCCATCGCCGCAAGCTACTGGCACTTAGTCGGACAGGACCCGAGTGCGTGGACGCTCGAACTCGACCTCCGACCACACACGGAAGAGTTCTGA
- the fer gene encoding ferredoxin Fer — protein sequence MPTVEYVNYEVFDDQGWEIDDDDLFEKAEDAGLGEEDYGSLDVNESEYILEAAEAQGYDWPFSCRAGACANCAAIVKEGEIDMDMQQILSDEEVEDRNVRLTCIGSPAADTVKIVYNAKHLDYLQNRVI from the coding sequence ATGCCCACAGTAGAATACGTCAACTACGAAGTGTTCGACGACCAGGGATGGGAGATCGACGACGACGACCTCTTCGAGAAGGCCGAAGACGCCGGTCTCGGCGAGGAGGACTACGGCTCGCTCGACGTCAACGAATCGGAATACATTCTCGAAGCCGCCGAAGCACAGGGCTACGACTGGCCCTTCTCGTGCCGCGCTGGCGCGTGCGCCAACTGCGCGGCCATCGTCAAGGAGGGCGAGATCGACATGGACATGCAGCAGATCCTCTCCGACGAGGAAGTCGAGGACCGCAACGTGCGTCTGACCTGCATCGGCAGCCCCGCCGCCGACACCGTGAAGATCGTCTACAACGCCAAACACCTCGACTACCTCCAGAACCGCGTTATCTAA
- a CDS encoding inorganic phosphate transporter, with translation MALSALFVVGLAVAVFVGFNVGGSNIGVAFGPAAGASAVSKTGAAALMTISFFLGGWTVGRGVVKTMGGRIVPSSYFTPETSVVVLFFIGFALFLANVVGVPASTSMTGVGSIAGLGLASEALDWATMTEILTWWLVSPVIAFWVSGVIGRYYYPRLARLLAVNQSDGSLLALDRTGTVPRPKLGTNTTRREAVGTVAVVAVACYTAFSAGTSNAANAIAPLVGAGTLGMEPGLLLVGVAVGLGAFTIGRRTIATMGDDLTEMPLLAALVVAVVSSTLVTVLSWFDIPVSVVIIATMSIVGLGWGRATRTTTVAEAVEEPPDVSIDALAGDDVPTVGEGGTPDAHEPPAIGEEDVPAAADLFEPTTTAKVIALQNLVPAISTVAAYLVFRFLPVF, from the coding sequence ATGGCTCTCTCGGCTCTCTTCGTCGTCGGTCTCGCGGTCGCGGTGTTCGTCGGCTTCAACGTCGGCGGATCGAACATCGGCGTCGCCTTCGGGCCGGCCGCCGGCGCGAGCGCGGTCTCGAAGACCGGCGCGGCGGCGCTCATGACGATCTCGTTTTTCCTCGGCGGCTGGACGGTCGGGCGTGGCGTTGTCAAGACGATGGGCGGGCGGATCGTCCCGTCGAGTTACTTCACGCCCGAGACGAGCGTCGTCGTGCTCTTTTTCATCGGATTCGCGCTCTTCCTCGCCAACGTCGTGGGGGTCCCGGCCTCGACATCGATGACCGGCGTCGGCTCGATCGCGGGGCTGGGGCTGGCGAGCGAGGCGCTCGACTGGGCGACGATGACCGAGATCCTCACGTGGTGGCTCGTCTCGCCAGTCATCGCCTTCTGGGTCAGCGGCGTCATCGGGCGGTACTACTACCCCCGACTCGCCCGCTTGCTCGCCGTCAACCAATCCGACGGATCGCTGCTCGCACTCGACCGCACGGGAACGGTTCCGCGGCCGAAACTCGGCACGAACACCACGCGGCGCGAGGCCGTCGGCACGGTCGCGGTGGTCGCCGTGGCCTGCTATACCGCGTTCAGCGCCGGCACGTCGAACGCGGCCAACGCCATCGCGCCGCTCGTGGGGGCTGGTACGCTCGGGATGGAACCGGGACTGCTACTCGTGGGGGTGGCGGTCGGGCTTGGCGCGTTCACCATCGGCCGGCGGACCATCGCCACGATGGGCGATGACCTCACCGAGATGCCGCTGCTCGCGGCGCTCGTGGTCGCGGTCGTGAGTTCGACGCTCGTCACTGTTCTGTCGTGGTTCGATATTCCAGTAAGTGTGGTTATCATCGCCACGATGTCCATCGTCGGACTCGGCTGGGGACGAGCGACCCGGACGACGACCGTCGCCGAGGCCGTCGAGGAACCACCCGACGTGTCGATAGACGCGCTGGCCGGCGACGACGTTCCGACCGTCGGCGAGGGTGGCACGCCAGACGCGCACGAGCCGCCGGCGATCGGCGAAGAGGACGTGCCGGCGGCCGCGGATCTCTTCGAACCGACCACGACCGCGAAGGTCATCGCCCTCCAGAACCTCGTGCCCGCCATCTCGACGGTTGCGGCCTACCTCGTCTTTCGATTTCTCCCGGTCTTTTGA
- the hisA gene encoding 1-(5-phosphoribosyl)-5-[(5-phosphoribosylamino)methylideneamino]imidazole-4-carboxamide isomerase, with protein MFEGYEVIPAVDVQAGAVVQLVGGERGSGTEYGDPVEAAERWVAAGARTLHLVDLDGAFDGERENAPAIERIVEAVDVPVQLGGGIRTADDARTLLDSGVERVILGTAAVENPALVTEIGETHPGRVLVSLDAKGGEVVVAGWTEGTGLNPAAAAAEYEKRGAGGILFTDVDVEGRLEGVDAERVRRVAEAVSIPVVASGGVGTIDDIRTLREAGASAVVVGSALYEGRFTLEEAVESVADE; from the coding sequence ATGTTCGAGGGATACGAGGTGATCCCCGCCGTCGACGTGCAGGCGGGGGCGGTCGTCCAGCTCGTCGGCGGCGAGCGCGGCAGTGGAACGGAGTACGGCGACCCGGTCGAGGCGGCCGAGCGTTGGGTCGCGGCGGGCGCGCGCACGCTCCATCTCGTCGACCTCGATGGGGCCTTCGACGGCGAGCGCGAGAACGCGCCGGCGATCGAACGCATCGTCGAGGCGGTCGACGTTCCCGTGCAACTGGGCGGCGGGATCCGTACCGCCGACGACGCTCGGACGCTGCTCGATAGCGGCGTCGAGCGCGTCATTCTGGGGACCGCAGCCGTCGAGAACCCGGCTCTCGTCACCGAAATCGGTGAGACCCATCCCGGACGGGTGCTCGTGAGCCTCGACGCCAAAGGCGGCGAAGTCGTCGTCGCGGGCTGGACCGAGGGCACAGGTTTGAATCCCGCCGCGGCGGCCGCCGAGTACGAAAAGCGCGGTGCGGGCGGGATCCTGTTCACCGACGTCGACGTCGAGGGTCGGCTGGAGGGTGTCGACGCCGAGCGCGTGCGTCGCGTCGCCGAGGCGGTCTCGATCCCGGTCGTCGCCAGCGGCGGCGTCGGCACCATCGACGACATCCGGACGCTTCGGGAGGCGGGCGCGAGCGCGGTCGTCGTCGGCAGCGCGCTCTACGAGGGACGGTTCACACTGGAGGAGGCCGTCGAGAGCGTCGCGGACGAGTGA
- the hisB gene encoding imidazoleglycerol-phosphate dehydratase HisB: MPRTGTVTRATAETDIEVSLVVDGDGDSTTETGIGFFDHMLDSFAKHGLFDLEITCDGDLAIDDHHTVEDVAIALGTAFDEALGDRAGIRRFADRKVPLDEAVAGAVVDVSGRPLFRFDGELSQATVGEFTSVMAPHFFRSLAMNAGLTLHTEVTGENAHHEIEALFKAVARALDDATRPDERREGTPSTKGSL, from the coding sequence ATGCCCCGGACTGGGACCGTGACGCGCGCAACGGCCGAGACGGACATCGAGGTGTCGCTCGTCGTCGATGGCGACGGCGACTCGACCACCGAGACGGGAATCGGTTTCTTCGATCACATGCTCGATTCGTTCGCCAAACACGGCCTGTTCGACCTCGAAATCACCTGCGACGGCGACCTCGCTATCGACGACCACCACACCGTCGAGGACGTCGCCATCGCGCTCGGGACGGCCTTCGACGAGGCGCTCGGCGACCGCGCCGGGATTCGGCGCTTCGCCGATCGGAAAGTCCCGCTCGACGAGGCCGTCGCGGGCGCTGTCGTCGACGTGTCGGGCCGACCGCTCTTTCGGTTCGATGGCGAACTCTCGCAGGCCACGGTCGGGGAGTTCACGAGCGTGATGGCACCCCACTTCTTCCGATCGCTCGCCATGAACGCCGGGCTGACCTTGCACACTGAAGTGACGGGCGAGAACGCCCACCACGAGATCGAGGCGCTGTTCAAGGCCGTCGCGCGGGCGCTCGACGACGCCACCCGGCCCGACGAGCGCCGCGAGGGAACGCCGAGCACGAAGGGTTCCCTGTAG
- a CDS encoding amino acid-binding protein: protein MFDEIMAKFAGSPGQQAVVRLLLERGFSVSEEGRVVSGDIEIPNTQVATEVGVDRRVVDSTTDALLDDDELRPIFRNISAVPSLKDLAPVLDLSVLTVAVGDAEGVGIVARVTTVIADHDVSIRQTISEDPEFTDEPRLSIITDEPLPGEVLTEIRELEFVRKLELE, encoded by the coding sequence GTGTTCGACGAGATCATGGCGAAGTTCGCTGGCAGTCCGGGCCAGCAGGCCGTCGTCAGGCTGCTGCTCGAACGTGGCTTCTCGGTCAGCGAAGAGGGCCGGGTCGTCTCGGGCGACATCGAGATCCCGAACACGCAGGTCGCGACCGAGGTCGGCGTCGATCGGAGAGTCGTGGACTCGACGACCGACGCGCTGCTCGACGACGACGAATTGCGGCCGATCTTTCGAAACATCTCGGCGGTCCCCAGTTTGAAGGACCTCGCGCCGGTGCTCGATCTCTCGGTGCTCACCGTCGCGGTCGGCGACGCCGAGGGGGTCGGCATCGTCGCTCGCGTCACGACCGTGATCGCCGATCACGACGTCTCGATCCGCCAGACGATCAGCGAGGATCCCGAGTTCACCGACGAGCCGCGGCTGTCGATCATCACCGACGAACCGCTGCCGGGTGAGGTACTGACCGAGATTCGAGAGTTGGAATTCGTCCGCAAGCTCGAACTCGAATGA
- a CDS encoding IMPACT family protein gives MSETYRTVEGRGEAAFEERGSRFIGYIAPAETVGDAEAFVAAIENEHPDASHNVPAYRVRADPLREYASDDGEPGGSAGKPALTVLEREELENVAAVVTRYYGGTNLGVGGLARAYGRAVKLALDEAGTVAQRPHERLRLAVDYDDSGTVRGILESSAVDFEAEYEERAAFAVRVPSADAEELRERLLSATSGRAELESADDE, from the coding sequence ATGAGCGAGACCTACCGCACGGTCGAAGGCCGCGGCGAGGCGGCCTTCGAGGAGCGCGGCTCGCGGTTCATCGGTTACATCGCACCCGCCGAAACGGTCGGCGACGCCGAGGCGTTCGTCGCCGCTATCGAAAACGAACATCCGGACGCGTCGCACAACGTGCCCGCCTACCGGGTGCGCGCCGATCCACTCAGGGAATACGCGAGCGACGACGGCGAGCCCGGCGGGTCGGCTGGCAAGCCCGCACTCACGGTTCTGGAACGCGAGGAACTGGAGAACGTCGCGGCGGTCGTCACGCGCTACTACGGCGGGACGAACCTCGGCGTCGGCGGACTCGCACGCGCCTACGGCCGGGCGGTGAAGCTCGCGCTCGACGAGGCCGGAACCGTCGCACAGCGCCCGCACGAGCGGCTCCGCCTCGCCGTCGATTACGACGATTCGGGGACTGTGCGGGGCATCCTCGAAAGCAGTGCAGTGGACTTCGAGGCCGAGTACGAAGAGCGGGCGGCCTTCGCGGTGCGCGTACCGAGCGCCGACGCCGAGGAATTGCGCGAACGACTACTGAGCGCGACCAGCGGCCGGGCGGAGCTGGAATCGGCCGACGACGAGTGA
- a CDS encoding queuosine precursor transporter gives MSDRGASGIQVALIALFTTALVTAQLTATKVLAFSIPFSLPVVGAELILPGASLAYALTFLASDCYAELYGRRAAHVLVNLGFAMNLVLLGLVWATIAAPAAASSAVDPGTFAAVLGASTNVVLGSLLAYLVSQNWDVFVFHRLKEYTDGRALWLRNVGSTATSQAIDTVIFVGVAFYLAPELLGVGSALPPSILLGLGIGQYLLKLLIALLDTPVVYAIVGYARSRTTAGSAAGAD, from the coding sequence ATGAGCGATCGTGGGGCCTCCGGCATTCAGGTCGCGCTGATCGCCCTCTTTACCACGGCGCTCGTGACCGCCCAGCTCACCGCGACCAAGGTGCTCGCGTTCTCGATCCCGTTCTCGCTGCCGGTCGTCGGCGCGGAGCTGATCCTGCCGGGGGCGTCGCTGGCCTACGCGCTGACCTTCCTCGCCTCCGATTGCTATGCGGAGCTGTACGGCCGGCGGGCGGCCCACGTCCTCGTCAACCTCGGCTTCGCGATGAACCTCGTTCTCTTGGGGCTAGTCTGGGCGACGATCGCCGCCCCCGCCGCGGCCAGCAGCGCGGTCGATCCTGGAACGTTCGCCGCGGTGCTCGGCGCGAGCACCAACGTCGTCCTGGGAAGCCTGCTCGCCTATCTCGTCAGCCAGAACTGGGACGTGTTCGTCTTCCACCGGCTCAAGGAGTACACCGACGGGCGCGCGCTCTGGCTGCGCAACGTCGGCTCGACGGCGACGAGTCAGGCGATCGACACAGTCATTTTCGTCGGCGTCGCGTTCTACCTCGCGCCCGAACTGCTCGGCGTCGGCAGCGCGCTCCCGCCGTCCATCCTGCTCGGGCTCGGTATCGGCCAGTACCTGCTCAAACTCCTCATCGCACTCCTCGATACGCCCGTGGTCTACGCTATTGTCGGCTACGCGCGCTCACGGACGACGGCCGGATCGGCCGCCGGCGCTGACTGA